The genomic stretch GCGCACAATCAGCGGAGCATGATTACCATCAAGGTAACATACAAGGAATTTGTGTGGTTGGAAGAGTTGATAGAATTAGCTGAGGAGACCGCTTCCTGTGAGATATACTCCTTGCTTAAGCGTGTCGATGAAAAGTATGTTACTGAAAAAGCTTATGCAAATCCCAAATTCGTGGAGGACATCGTACGCGAGATCACTATCAGACTGCAGAGTGACTCCAGAATTTCCGGTTTCTACGTAGAATCCGAGAATGCCGAATCCATACATCTTCACAACGCTTATGCGATGATATCAAGACCTCATAAATGAAGATCAACACTATCCCAAATATAGCGCTCAATATCTATACCGCGCCAAACAAGCTGCGCTTACTTTCTGCTCCGATTAAGAATAATCAACTCTTATGCATGCAGTTGTACATCAGAGTGGGCAGCGTTCACGAGAGTAAAGATGAACGCGGATATGCCCACTATTTGGAGCATCTACTATTCAAATCCACTCCCCAGTATCCCAATAACAGTCTCAGCAGCATTGCTGCAGATATCGGTGCTGTATTGAACGCATATACGGATTTTGATACTACTTGCTACTACCTCACACTCCCTTCTGAACACCTGGAAACAGGTTTGAAGATACTGTCCGAGATGGCTATTCATGCAGATTTCAGTGCTTCTGACGTCCGCATGGAACGCAGCATAATTCTGGAAGAAATCCACCAGTATGAAGCCGAGCCAGAGATGAGTTTTGTGGACTACATTCAGTCCAACTACTTCGATCAGAGTCCATTGAAATACCCTGTTCTAGGAAACAGAACATCTCTAAACAAAGCTTCCCACTCCAAACTGATGGCCTTTTACAAACGTCACTATCGTCCCCAAAACGCCTTCCTGGTTGTTACCGGTGATTATGATGACGCCGAGTTGAAACTGCTATTTCACCAGTATTTTGATTGTTGGAGAATGAGCTCCGAGAAAAGACACGAACCTGTATCGATCTTGCCAGATACATTCAGAATCTTCCGGAGGACAAAAAATGAGCAAGATATGATTGCTATTGCACTACCGGAATTGAACGAGAGCCATCCTGATAGCGAGGCATTACACATTGCAATAAGGTATTTGGCCATCGGGAAAGCTTCCCGGCTGCATAAAGAATTGGTAGAACGGGAAAAGATCTGCTCTTCGGTGAAGGTAAGCTCGCTTAGTGGTTTATTCCCGGGAATCAGTGTTATCTTGTTCTCACCTAACGGTCGAAATAACAAAGCAAGCATTATCCGGCATTTCTATAATGCTTTACAAGACATCCTGATTGAAGGAGTACCCAACGAAGACTTCAGGTTAGTCCAGAAAGATATTATTCACAATTGGCTTTACAGCTTCGATGGAGTGGAAAACCTGGCCAATCTGATTGCCGCTGAAGAGTTTAATGGTGATCTTGCCCGCATCAGCAATTTTGGGGCCTACATAGAAAGCCTGAACAACGACATCCTGATTCATGCTGTACGGAAACATTGGGACTACTCTCGATTAGCAGTTTTCATCCAGAACAAAAACAGTACCTCGGACGAGATTGAGCAGCTTTGTGAGGCATTCTCAAGGCAGGCTCTACCTCCTCTTTCTCCTTTGTCCTCTTCAAACGCACTACCATCTGGTACTTGTCAATCTGCCAGCGCAGAACAGATGCAATCTGGCCTCCCCCAATATCACAGCTATGTACTTAGCAATGGACTGAAGCTGATATACAATTATCAGCCCGGTAGAGATATATGTGGATTTGCCCTGTCTTCTCCCCTATCGCAACTCAACGAAACAAAACCGGGATTGAACTATTTTAGCACTGCTTTGATGCTATATGGCACCCAATTCCGCAGTCATGATGAGATAATGCGCTTGTCCAGGGAGCACGGCTTCAACATCCGGGTACTACATCATTTGGACAGTACATTGTATCGCGGTAAATGTCATGAATCCGATCTTGAAATTGTCCTGGAATTGCTCAGTGAGATTATCCAGCAGCCCAAATTCGATAAATCCTATTTGCAGATGTTGAAAAACGCCGCTATCGATAGCGTGCGCCGAGAACGTGACTATCCTGTTAGTGTAGCCTACAAAGCATGGTTCAGGAAGCTTTTTGGTGTTCACAACAATCTTTATAGTTCCACAGGCGATATACAGGATATCCGGCAGATAAGCCTTGATGACTGTGAAGCCTGGCATCATTGCTGGCAATTAGGACAGGATTTTGCCCTCTGCATAGTGGGGTCACTACAGCCCTCGGTAGTACTTGATATGGTTACGGAGCGTTTCTCAGAGGGAATTCCCACCTTGTCCATCCCGCAGCATAGACTCTGTTTCAATCCGGGGATGTTTCGGAAAAGTATAAGCTACAAGCATTTGGATCAAGCGATTATTCATGTGGGGGGCTTTGCCTGCCCAGCAAAGAGGATCAAGGAAAACTCTGCCTTCCACATCCTGGCTCATATACTTGGTGGAGATCTTTCTTCCAGGCTATATGATATACTTCGCGAGAAAATGGGCTTAGCCTATCAAACCGGCTTCGATTTCTCTTCCATCAATGATTTGGGCTTCTGGTATGCCTACGCTTTTTGCGATTCACAGCAACATAAATTGTGTCTGGACGCACTTCTGGAGATACTTAATGATGTGGTAAAAGACGGCATCAGGGCACAGGAACTGGAAAGTGCAAAAAACTATTTAGTTGCAATTTCACGCATGGACAATGAAAGCATATCTTTTAAAGCCTCCGGAATAGCAAATCTACTATCTCTAGGCTATGATTTGGATTACTATCTGCAGCGGGAAGAACGCATCAGGTCTTGCACTCTGGAAGAATTGCATCAACTGGCCAAAAGCTATCTGATCCCTCAAAATCGACAAATTCATGTTTTGGTATAAGCTATGAATGTATTGGGTGTTGATATTGGCTCACGTAACACCAAGATCGTAGTATATGATTCGCTGCTGAATAAGATTGCTTTTAGCGCTTACAAAGCCACGGATGTGTCTGCATCTCAGACGGTAGATGATCTTCTCGTAGAGATGTATCGGCATCTGGGACATATTCACATAGATAAAAGCTGTGTAACCGGCTATGGACGCAAACTGTACAGTGCTGCCGATATGGTTAAGAGCGAGATAACATGTCATGCCAAAGCTTGTTCCTACCTTTTTCCCCACGCCAGAACAGTGATCGATATCGGAGGTCAGGATTCCAAGATTATCAGTTTGAACGAGGACGGAAGCGTGAAGGACTTTGTGATGAACGATAAATGCGCTGCTGGAACGGGAAGATTCCTGGAAATGACAGCGATGCGACTGATGTGCGATTTGGATACGCTTTCCCAGCTCGCATCTCAATCCGATGAAACCATAGCCCTTAGTTCAACATGTGTAGTCTTTGCCGAATCTGAGATCATCGGACTATTGGCAAAGGGGCATAAAGTGGCGAACATCGCTCGTGCAGTTCATGTAAGTATAGCCAGACGCATTTATGCCCAAATGGCACCTCTTCAGTGCGAATTACCCGTGGTTTTCACTGGTGGAGTTGCTCAGGGTTCAGATCTTGCTCAATGCATCTCAAATATTTTGTATACCAAGCTATTAATTCCGGACGATCCGGAGATCACCGGTGCGCTGGGTGCAGCTTTGATTGCTTTATGAACTATGATTATCACATTCACAGCGAGTTCAGTTACGACAGTAGGATGTTAAGTGCAGATCTGGTAAAGAAAGCAATTGATCTGAGATTTGATGAGATTGCCCTCACCGAACATCTGGATCTATTGCCTCAGGAGCTTAGTGTGTACGGGCTGCCTTCTTTACAGAAGTACCGCAATCACTGCATGAAACTGCAAGCTGAGTATTCCGCAATTAAACTTCGCATGGGTATAGAAATAGGTGACTACCACCAAGTACAGAGTTTTGCGGAAAAGCTCATCTCAAGTTTCAACTTTTCCCCCATCCTCGGCTCGGTTCATTTCCTCAGCGATCACACCAATGTAGCCATTCCTCTTTCTGCCCCACTTAGCCCATCTCAAATCGAGGATTACTACTTACAGAATCTTGTGTTGGTTCAAAGCTGCAATTTCAATATATTGGCTCATTTTGGCGTTTACAAACGCTATTACGATACCCCACCCGATGAGCATCATGTTCAGCCCATCATTGATGAAATTCTGAGGACTATCATCAAACGGGATATATCACTGGAGATCAATCTGAGCAGCCTCCGTAAACCTTATGGACAGATCATCCCCGAGATTGACTTGATCCGGCACTACCATGAGTTAGGAGGTAAATTCATCTCAATCGGTTCGGATTCACATAGCTTGGATCATTTTAATAGGATACCGGATTTCGTTTTAGATATCTGCAAAGACTTCAGTCCTCCTCCGCTAAGCTGAATCTGGTTCTCTGATTCTCTCACGCAATTATTGGAAAACAAAGACATTATATCTCTTCATTCACTAAGAGATTTACTCTGATTATTTTGTCCAAACCGATTGAAGATAGAGACACCTTTTGTAGTACGGATTGACGGTTAGCTACTCCAAAATCCAAGTCTAGTTATGACTACTACTCCATTTCTCCATAAAAGCCCTGAATTTCGCTTCTACAACCGGAATGTCTTCTTTGGATTCTACATATAAAGGTTCAGAATATTCTATCTGAATGGTGGCAAATGGTTTGGGGAATCTGAAGCGGTCCCAGGAATTGAATACCCATTCCCTTTTCGTATGGCAGGCAACCGCTACGATGGGAATCTTTGCCAAAAGTGCCAGTTGAAACATTCCGGGGTGGATGGTTCCCACTGGCCCTTTGGGGCCATCCGGAGTAATCGCAAGAGACTTGTCTTTAGCAAACCGCAGCATTGCCTTCAAAGCTTGCGAGCCCTGTCTGCTGCTGGATCCTCGGACTGTAGCGTAGCCCAAAACTGTTAACGGCCCTGCAATCAATTCTCCGTCTTTTGAGGAAGATATCATCACGGCAACCGGATCTCCGGCACGTTGCAGAGCGCAGTGCATTAGATCCCTGTGCCAAAGCCCATAAATCACCCGTTCATTTTGGGGTTGATTGCGGACTTCAAAGCGCAAGCTAAGCTTGATAAGGTATAATAACCCGGCGGCCAGGTAATTGTATATGGTTCTAAAAAGGCTTGCCATAGACACTAACCAAATGATCGATAATCTTCGGAACTTCTATGCTGGGTTTCTTTTCCCCCAACATTGACCTCAGTTTGCGCAGCTCAAGAGTTACCACATCCCGCCTGGCGCTTCCTTGCTGCATTTCCTTAATTTTAGCATTGATCATATCCGGATTTGCGTCTTTCTGCACCAATTCCGGCAACACATCATTGTCCAGGATGATATTGGGCAATCCTATGTGCGACACCCTGATTAAGCGTTTACCGATCATATATGATATGGGGTTCGCTTTGTAGCAGATCACCGTGGGAGTTCCCACGAATCCCGCTTCAAGCGTCACAGTCCCGGAAGTACAGGTCAATACTTCGCAATGACGCATCATATCGTAGGTATAACCATCTATTATGTTCAAATTGCTCATTCCCGTGCCACATACCATATCCATAAACATGCTGTGATTTACGCTATGTGATTTTGATACAAGGATTTCGTATTCCTTGGGATCCCATTTCTGGGCGGCTTTCAGAAACACTGGAAGCATCTTCTTTATTTCGTTGTTCCTGCTGCCCGGAAAGAAACCAAGCCATTTCTTGTCAGGATTGAGGTGAAAGAAATTGGCAAAGTAGTCCCTGTCCATCTTGAATTCAATCTCTTCTGCGATGGGATGTCCCACGTAACTGCATGTTACATTGTGAATATTCAGCATCTCTTCTTCGAAGGGTAATATGCAGGCAGTATGACGCACGCTGTCTTTCAGTTTTTGCACTCGTTCGTGTTTCCATGCCCAGAACTGGGGAGCGATATAATAGAGTACAGGGATTCGATATTCGTCTGCCAAATGCGCAATTCGCAGATTGAATCCGGGATAATCTGCTAATATCGCTATATCCGGTTTGTCTTCTGCAAATAGCTTACGAATTCCCCGTTCTACTTTCAAGAAGAAAGCAATGTGTTTGATCACCTCTACAAAACCCATTACTGCGAATCTCTCGAAGGGATACAGGGCTCTCAACCCTTGAGCTTGCATTTTTGCCCCTCCGATGCCTATGTGTCGAAAACGCTTTCCGGATTTTGCCAACGACTTCATGATTAACTCACAGTGAAGATCACCACTGCTTTCGCCTGCCAGCCAAAACACTTTTATCTCTTTATCCATTAGTTCACTGCCAATTTCCCCATCAATGATAGCGGAGTTACGATCAAGCTTGCCATTACTACTCCAATCAGAATATATAGCATGGATTTCCAGAAGCTAATCCCAAATATCCTGGCTGCCAGCGCTCCTGTCCAGCCTCCGGTACCTGGAAGAGGTATGCCAATGAATATCGTGAGTCCTAGTGCTTCATATTTCTCGATAGCCTTGCCTTTATTGCGTGTTCTGGCAAAGATCCACTTGGTAAACCGTGCCCCTATGGGAATCTTGCTGATCATGTTAAAGAACCACTCTAACACAAGAAGCCAAATCGGCATCGGGAGCATGTTTCCAATAATGGACAAAACGGTAGCTTCAAACCAGTGTAGCTTGAATACGAGGATAGCCACAGGTATGGAACCTCTTAACTCGATTACTGGTAACATTGAGATAATCAGGACAATTATCCTAGGACTCAACCCTCTTGCTTCCAGCCAATTGACAGTGTTATCCGAGAAAGATGAAGCAGATAAGCTGCCCCAAATAAGCAGCATTATTACTACACTTATTATCACTTTGTATTGCGATCTATTCAAGTGTTCTCCTTGTAATTTTACCATAGAGGTATAGTCCGAAGTTATGCACATTTTTGTCAATCACAAATGCTTTTTTACCGTTCTCGCATATTCTGCATGGAATCTGTGGACAATGGCAGGCCTACGCTCCAGGATGGCTTTCTCTGAAGATTAACCCGTACTGAAGGAGTTATCATCGGGTTATCATCGAGTGAACACGGGATGATAACAGCTTTATATCTGCTTCATCACTGCTTGAAACATGGAGGAAGGATAGTATGCCGATACCACAGATTTATGCAGAGTCCAATATTCTGATATTAAATCCTATCCTTATCACCTTTTTTTTTTAACAACGAAAGCTCAGCCCTTAAATGTAGCATCACTGCTCTTTATGCTTTATTACTCTACCTAGCTTGCTGGAACTATGCAGTTAAAGAGTATCCCAAAGACATCCTATGCGAGGCTTGATAAATGTTCAGGATGTGCTTTAGATGTATATGAGGTATCAGCCTGTTTGAGCAAACAATCTTGTATCTCTGCTAGGATTGGATAACTCAGGGATAACTCAGGGGAATTCCAATCTGGCGATGAAGTTCTTGACAGTAAAACGAAATATGCAAAATGTTGATTGGTATTTATCTATAAACAATGCCCCAGTAAAGCTCTATTTAGTTAGAGACAAAAGACTCTTGGGTATGAACTTACAAAAAGGAGTTTCACATGACTAAAACCTCAGTAGTTATCGCGCTGTTAATGTTTCTTTCGACCATATCGGCTCAACCTTGGACAATGGACAATAGTATCTTCAATCCTTCAGGAATTCCCAGCCTCACCTTTTCCCAAGTCCGTTTCAACGATATTGACGAGGATGGAGACTGTGATATCTGGTTGGGCAACACTTCCCGTCCACCGGTATTCCTAGAAAACACAGGCAGCATTAGTGAACCTGTTTACATTGTGGGAACCGACTATCTTTCAGGTTTATCCTATTTGACCTGTGAAGTTACAATATCGGCAGATTTGAACGGGGATGGTATTCTGGACTTGGTTACCGGAGGCTTTTCCGGTTTATTTTACTATCTTGGGCAAGATGCGGATACCCCTTCTTATGTTGAAGTGCCGAGCTTCTTTGCTGGTCTGAATCTGAGTCCCTATCCCGTTCCCGATCTGGCAGATGTGGATGGTGACGGAGATTTGGACTTGCTGATTGGCCTTTCCGAAGATGGAGCTGTAAGGTTGTATATGAATACCGGAAGCGCTACAGAACCGCAATTTAGCGATAGCTTTGAGTTAGTCTCGGATATCGGACTATATGCCTACCCTGTATTCTGTGATTTTGATGGTGATGCGGATATCGACATATTTTGTGGACGCGATCTGCATGGATTTGTCTATTTTCAAAACAATGGAAGCCCCACAAATCCGCTTTGGGAAGAGAATAGCGCCTTATTCTCCGGATTGGGAAATGAGACATACTGGAATTCAGGAGATCTATCCGACATCAATGGAGATGGATTGTTGGATTTGGTGTATGGAACTGCAGACGGCCCCTTGAAATGCTTTGTGAACAATGGCAGTGCAACAGTACCATTGTGGCAGGAAAACACAAGCCTCTTTGGCGGTTCTATCGATGTGGGTGGTGCCAGTAGTCCTTTCTTCATAGATTTCGACGCAGATGGAGATTTTGATATGCTTACGGGAACTCAATTGGGCTACATCAAGTATTTTCGTAATGTAGGAGATATCTACAATCCTGCTTGGGAAGAAGATAGCGATTTCTTTTCCAGTATTGATCATTCAATCTATTCATCTGTAGCTGCTGCAGATGTAACTGGAGATGATCTTCCTGATCTTGTGGTGGGAGATCTCAGTGGCGGTCTTTTCTACTATAACAACCTCGGAGTATCTTTATTCTACAACTCATTTATGTTCATGGGCATCAACTATGGGGGATGGTCTTGCCCAAGGTTTGTTGATCTGGATACCGATGGTGACTGGGATATTGTAGTTGGCAATGAAGACGGAAACCTGCATTACTTGAAGAACGAGGGTAGTCCGATAGCTCCAAACTGGCAGGAACAGCCTGGTTTCTTTGGTTCCATAGATGTAAGCAGCAGTTGCTCCCCCACTTTCGCTGATATCGACGGAGATGGGGATCTGGACCTTTTGGCGGGGAGTTCATGGGGAGAATTGTACTGTTATCTCTATGACGAAAGTATATGGGTGCCAAATTCAACGATATTTAGCGGCATCGAGACCGATCAAAACGCTGCCCCGGCATTGGTCGACCTGGATCATGACGGAGATTTGGATCTGATCTTGGGAGATTACGACGGAACCTTCAAGTTTTTCCGTAATGAACTTTATTCTGCTGAGGTACTGAATCCTCCTCTCAATATCGGATACGAATACACGGAAATGCACATGATTTTCTGGGATGATCCCATGGAAGGCAGCACTTCACCCTTTGAGCTCTATAATGTTTATCTGGATGGATGTTTGGTGGCTTCTACACCAGATAACTTCTACTTCTTTGAAGAACTGGATCCGGGTACTCACCTTGTTGGCGTAGCGGCACAATACATAGCTGGTGAATCCCTCCCCGTCCAGATGTCTATAACAGCCTCAGATAATCATGATCTTCTAAACTCCCCCATTCTTCTGACAAATTATCCCAATCCCTTCAATCCCAACACTACTATCC from Candidatus Cloacimonadota bacterium encodes the following:
- a CDS encoding pitrilysin family protein, with the protein product MKINTIPNIALNIYTAPNKLRLLSAPIKNNQLLCMQLYIRVGSVHESKDERGYAHYLEHLLFKSTPQYPNNSLSSIAADIGAVLNAYTDFDTTCYYLTLPSEHLETGLKILSEMAIHADFSASDVRMERSIILEEIHQYEAEPEMSFVDYIQSNYFDQSPLKYPVLGNRTSLNKASHSKLMAFYKRHYRPQNAFLVVTGDYDDAELKLLFHQYFDCWRMSSEKRHEPVSILPDTFRIFRRTKNEQDMIAIALPELNESHPDSEALHIAIRYLAIGKASRLHKELVEREKICSSVKVSSLSGLFPGISVILFSPNGRNNKASIIRHFYNALQDILIEGVPNEDFRLVQKDIIHNWLYSFDGVENLANLIAAEEFNGDLARISNFGAYIESLNNDILIHAVRKHWDYSRLAVFIQNKNSTSDEIEQLCEAFSRQALPPLSPLSSSNALPSGTCQSASAEQMQSGLPQYHSYVLSNGLKLIYNYQPGRDICGFALSSPLSQLNETKPGLNYFSTALMLYGTQFRSHDEIMRLSREHGFNIRVLHHLDSTLYRGKCHESDLEIVLELLSEIIQQPKFDKSYLQMLKNAAIDSVRRERDYPVSVAYKAWFRKLFGVHNNLYSSTGDIQDIRQISLDDCEAWHHCWQLGQDFALCIVGSLQPSVVLDMVTERFSEGIPTLSIPQHRLCFNPGMFRKSISYKHLDQAIIHVGGFACPAKRIKENSAFHILAHILGGDLSSRLYDILREKMGLAYQTGFDFSSINDLGFWYAYAFCDSQQHKLCLDALLEILNDVVKDGIRAQELESAKNYLVAISRMDNESISFKASGIANLLSLGYDLDYYLQREERIRSCTLEELHQLAKSYLIPQNRQIHVLV
- a CDS encoding acyl-CoA dehydratase activase; this encodes MNVLGVDIGSRNTKIVVYDSLLNKIAFSAYKATDVSASQTVDDLLVEMYRHLGHIHIDKSCVTGYGRKLYSAADMVKSEITCHAKACSYLFPHARTVIDIGGQDSKIISLNEDGSVKDFVMNDKCAAGTGRFLEMTAMRLMCDLDTLSQLASQSDETIALSSTCVVFAESEIIGLLAKGHKVANIARAVHVSIARRIYAQMAPLQCELPVVFTGGVAQGSDLAQCISNILYTKLLIPDDPEITGALGAALIAL
- a CDS encoding histidinol-phosphatase HisJ family protein — its product is MNYDYHIHSEFSYDSRMLSADLVKKAIDLRFDEIALTEHLDLLPQELSVYGLPSLQKYRNHCMKLQAEYSAIKLRMGIEIGDYHQVQSFAEKLISSFNFSPILGSVHFLSDHTNVAIPLSAPLSPSQIEDYYLQNLVLVQSCNFNILAHFGVYKRYYDTPPDEHHVQPIIDEILRTIIKRDISLEINLSSLRKPYGQIIPEIDLIRHYHELGGKFISIGSDSHSLDHFNRIPDFVLDICKDFSPPPLS
- a CDS encoding lysophospholipid acyltransferase family protein — protein: MASLFRTIYNYLAAGLLYLIKLSLRFEVRNQPQNERVIYGLWHRDLMHCALQRAGDPVAVMISSSKDGELIAGPLTVLGYATVRGSSSRQGSQALKAMLRFAKDKSLAITPDGPKGPVGTIHPGMFQLALLAKIPIVAVACHTKREWVFNSWDRFRFPKPFATIQIEYSEPLYVESKEDIPVVEAKFRAFMEKWSSSHN
- the lpxB gene encoding lipid-A-disaccharide synthase, whose product is MDKEIKVFWLAGESSGDLHCELIMKSLAKSGKRFRHIGIGGAKMQAQGLRALYPFERFAVMGFVEVIKHIAFFLKVERGIRKLFAEDKPDIAILADYPGFNLRIAHLADEYRIPVLYYIAPQFWAWKHERVQKLKDSVRHTACILPFEEEMLNIHNVTCSYVGHPIAEEIEFKMDRDYFANFFHLNPDKKWLGFFPGSRNNEIKKMLPVFLKAAQKWDPKEYEILVSKSHSVNHSMFMDMVCGTGMSNLNIIDGYTYDMMRHCEVLTCTSGTVTLEAGFVGTPTVICYKANPISYMIGKRLIRVSHIGLPNIILDNDVLPELVQKDANPDMINAKIKEMQQGSARRDVVTLELRKLRSMLGEKKPSIEVPKIIDHLVSVYGKPF
- a CDS encoding small multi-drug export protein translates to MNRSQYKVIISVVIMLLIWGSLSASSFSDNTVNWLEARGLSPRIIVLIISMLPVIELRGSIPVAILVFKLHWFEATVLSIIGNMLPMPIWLLVLEWFFNMISKIPIGARFTKWIFARTRNKGKAIEKYEALGLTIFIGIPLPGTGGWTGALAARIFGISFWKSMLYILIGVVMASLIVTPLSLMGKLAVN
- a CDS encoding FG-GAP-like repeat-containing protein, which encodes MTKTSVVIALLMFLSTISAQPWTMDNSIFNPSGIPSLTFSQVRFNDIDEDGDCDIWLGNTSRPPVFLENTGSISEPVYIVGTDYLSGLSYLTCEVTISADLNGDGILDLVTGGFSGLFYYLGQDADTPSYVEVPSFFAGLNLSPYPVPDLADVDGDGDLDLLIGLSEDGAVRLYMNTGSATEPQFSDSFELVSDIGLYAYPVFCDFDGDADIDIFCGRDLHGFVYFQNNGSPTNPLWEENSALFSGLGNETYWNSGDLSDINGDGLLDLVYGTADGPLKCFVNNGSATVPLWQENTSLFGGSIDVGGASSPFFIDFDADGDFDMLTGTQLGYIKYFRNVGDIYNPAWEEDSDFFSSIDHSIYSSVAAADVTGDDLPDLVVGDLSGGLFYYNNLGVSLFYNSFMFMGINYGGWSCPRFVDLDTDGDWDIVVGNEDGNLHYLKNEGSPIAPNWQEQPGFFGSIDVSSSCSPTFADIDGDGDLDLLAGSSWGELYCYLYDESIWVPNSTIFSGIETDQNAAPALVDLDHDGDLDLILGDYDGTFKFFRNELYSAEVLNPPLNIGYEYTEMHMIFWDDPMEGSTSPFELYNVYLDGCLVASTPDNFYFFEELDPGTHLVGVAAQYIAGESLPVQMSITASDNHDLLNSPILLTNYPNPFNPNTTIQFSFPSGDARLEIYNIKGQLIRQFSGLNSADKHIVWDGKDENGRPQSSGVYFYRLHNNRKSAMNKMLLLK